One Ochotona princeps isolate mOchPri1 chromosome 29, mOchPri1.hap1, whole genome shotgun sequence genomic region harbors:
- the RPLP0 gene encoding large ribosomal subunit protein uL10, with product MPREDRATWKSNYFLKIIQLLDDYPKCFIVGADNVGSKQMQQIRMSLRGKAVVLMGKNTMMRKAIRGHLENNPALEKLLPHIRGNVGFVFTKEDLTEIRDMLLANKVPAAARAGAIAPCEVTVPAQNTGLGPEKTSFFQALGITTKISRGTIEILSDVQLIKTGDKVGASEATLLNMLNISPFSFGLIIQQVFDNGSIYNPEVLDITEETLHSRFLEGVRNVASVSLQIGYPTVASVPHSIINGYKRVLALSVETDYTFPLAEKVKAFLADPSAFVAAAPAAAATSAAPAAAAAAPAKVEAKEESEESDEDMGFGLFD from the exons ATGCCCAGGGAAGACAGGGCGACCTGGAAGTCCAACTACTTCCTTAAGATCATC CAACTCCTGGACGATTACCCAAAATGCTTCATCGTGGGAGCAGACAATGTGGGCTCCAAGCAGATGCAGCAGATCCGCATGTCCCTGCGGGGCAAGGCAGTGGTGCTGATGGGCAAGAACACCATGATGCGCAAAGCCATCCGGGGCCACCTGGAGAACAACCCGGCCCTCGAGAA ACTCCTGCCACATATCCGGGGCAACGTGGGCTTTGTGTTCACCAAGGAGGACCTCACTGAGATCAGGGACATGCTTCTGGCCAACAAG GTGCCCGCTGCTGCCCGTGCTGGGGCCATTGCTCCCTGTGAGGTCACTGTGCCTGCTCAGAACACCGGCCTGGGCCCCGAGAAGACCTCCTTCTTCCAGGCTTTGGGTATCACCACCAAGATCTCCAGGGGTACCATCGAAATCCTG agtgATGTGCAGCTGATAAAGACTGGAGACAAGGTGGGGGCCAGCGAGGCCACACTGCTCAACATGCTGAACATCTCGCCCTTCTCCTTCGGGCTGATCATCCAGCAGGTGTTCGACAACGGCAGCATCTACAACCCCGAAGTGCTGGACATCACCGAGGAGACTCTGCACTCCCGCTTCCTGGAG GGTGTGCGCAATGTGGCCAGTGTGTCTCTGCAGATTGGCTACCCGACTGTTGCTTCTGTGCCCCATTCCATCATCAATGGGTACAAGCGGGTCCTGGCTCTGTCTGTGGAGACAGATTACACCTTCCCACTTGCTGAAAAG GTCAAGGCCTTCCTGGCTGATCCATCTGCCTTTGTGGCTGCTGCCCCTGCAGCTGCCGCCacctctgctgctcctgctgctgcagctgcagccccagccaaGGTGGAGGCCAAGGAGGAGTCGGAAGAGTCGGACGAGGATATGGGCTTCGGTCTCTTTGACTAA